One genomic window of Pelagicoccus enzymogenes includes the following:
- a CDS encoding sensor histidine kinase produces MLLRAEEQQIYYEISMSIGIGFDYRKMLKECVGKYLRKLNLSAGCVLRRKELGNGVFILEPFYMLPKKVAANRAIQIVNSRLQPQYDRESLEALEAELPFPHNSVDEEFAHFFRLPDFGVLVLVKSGGPLDERTINSLAALNAKLANALNAGLQKEALAESEQRLADANERLAEFDADKLAFIQYISHELNTPLNWIGSLNMMESQSLTAENARYLDFARKGFSRISRLAQLASSYFEEARQKRKGETHLLGLRDLESALQSTMMGKLAAKELTLVFEGDWEGNLVVDKEGLMWVLQVLLDNAVHFSLWEQTIRISLERSGASVVFRVTDQGVGIESEDLRAIFKPCQMPEHKRSEGGYGFSLPRANLICEANAWRLSVVSEGQGKGACFSLSL; encoded by the coding sequence ATGTTGCTGCGCGCGGAAGAACAACAGATCTACTACGAGATCTCCATGTCGATCGGGATCGGTTTCGATTACCGAAAGATGCTCAAGGAGTGTGTTGGCAAGTACTTGCGAAAGCTCAATCTCTCTGCGGGTTGCGTCTTGCGCAGGAAGGAACTGGGAAACGGCGTATTTATCCTCGAGCCCTTCTACATGCTGCCCAAGAAGGTCGCGGCCAACCGGGCGATCCAAATCGTAAATTCCCGTCTGCAGCCGCAGTACGATCGCGAGAGCTTGGAGGCCTTGGAAGCGGAGCTTCCTTTTCCCCACAACTCGGTCGACGAGGAATTCGCGCACTTCTTCCGGCTACCCGATTTCGGGGTATTGGTCCTGGTCAAGAGCGGTGGCCCGCTGGACGAGCGGACCATCAACTCCCTGGCGGCCCTTAACGCGAAGTTGGCGAACGCCCTCAACGCCGGCTTGCAGAAGGAAGCCCTGGCGGAAAGCGAGCAGCGGCTCGCGGACGCCAACGAACGCCTGGCGGAGTTCGACGCGGACAAGCTCGCCTTCATCCAGTACATCTCGCACGAGTTGAACACGCCCCTCAATTGGATCGGCAGCTTGAACATGATGGAAAGCCAGTCGCTGACTGCGGAGAACGCGCGTTACCTCGACTTCGCACGCAAGGGCTTCAGCCGCATTTCCCGCTTGGCCCAACTGGCCAGCTCCTACTTCGAAGAGGCGCGGCAGAAGCGGAAAGGCGAAACCCATTTGCTGGGCTTGCGCGATCTCGAGTCCGCCCTGCAGTCGACCATGATGGGCAAGCTTGCCGCCAAGGAGCTGACCTTGGTCTTCGAAGGAGACTGGGAAGGAAACCTGGTGGTCGACAAGGAAGGCCTGATGTGGGTGTTGCAGGTACTCTTGGACAATGCGGTGCACTTTTCGCTCTGGGAGCAGACCATTCGAATTTCCTTGGAGCGAAGCGGAGCGAGCGTCGTGTTTCGCGTGACGGACCAGGGCGTCGGGATCGAGTCGGAGGATCTGCGGGCGATTTTCAAGCCTTGCCAGATGCCGGAGCACAAGCGGAGCGAGGGTGGCTACGGGTTTAGCCTGCCGCGGGCAAATCTCATTTGCGAGGCGAACGCTTGGCGCCTTTCCGTGGTAAGCGAAGGGCAGGGGAAAGGGGCTTGTTTTTCCCTAAGCCTTTGA
- a CDS encoding glycine hydroxymethyltransferase — MSDTTAATPLQDYLSSRSSESISPAMVSYLASLQQVAEVNPGIARSIVKELEDQRSNLKLIASENYTSTNTQAAMGNLLTDKYAEGFAGARYYAGCDNIDDIESEACRLACELFKAEHAYVQPHSGADANMIAFWAILQAKVGVPTLEELGEPNPAKLSREDWNKVRAAMGNQRLLGLDYYSGGHLTHGYRFNVSAQTFDAYSYSVDPETGLLDYDALEKQAEEVKPLILLAGYSAYPRKMNFRRMREIADKVGAVLMVDMAHFAGLVAGDVFEGDFNPMPFADVVTSTTHKTLRGPRGGIVLCKKEFAEFVDKGCPLVIGGPLPHVMAAKAIAFQEALKPEFKAYAAKVVENTSALAQAMIDEGLTIATGGSDNHLLLINVTSFGLNGRQAEAAVREAGVTLNRNSLPFDPNGPHYTSGLRVGAPAVTSLGMGVEQMKEIASIFKLILSNTKPATIASGKNAGQPSKVKYELSDEVIAEARGRVKALLDEFVLYPEIDLDFLKASFGA, encoded by the coding sequence ATGAGTGACACCACCGCCGCCACGCCACTGCAGGACTACTTGTCCTCCCGTTCCTCCGAGTCTATCTCGCCCGCTATGGTCAGCTACCTCGCTAGCCTGCAGCAGGTTGCAGAAGTGAATCCCGGGATCGCCCGCTCCATCGTCAAGGAGCTAGAGGACCAACGCAGCAACTTGAAGCTCATCGCTTCGGAAAACTACACGTCCACCAATACTCAGGCTGCCATGGGCAACCTGCTGACGGACAAGTACGCCGAAGGTTTTGCGGGCGCTCGCTACTACGCCGGTTGCGACAACATCGACGACATCGAGTCCGAAGCCTGCCGTCTCGCCTGCGAACTATTCAAGGCAGAGCATGCCTACGTGCAGCCGCACTCCGGGGCGGACGCCAACATGATCGCCTTCTGGGCGATTCTCCAAGCCAAGGTTGGCGTTCCAACGCTCGAGGAACTCGGCGAGCCGAACCCTGCCAAGCTTTCCCGCGAGGATTGGAACAAGGTGCGTGCCGCCATGGGCAACCAGCGCTTGCTGGGGCTCGACTACTACTCGGGCGGCCACCTCACGCACGGTTACCGTTTCAACGTTTCCGCTCAGACTTTCGATGCGTACAGCTACTCGGTCGATCCGGAAACCGGCTTGCTCGACTACGATGCCCTCGAAAAGCAAGCGGAAGAGGTGAAGCCGCTCATCCTGCTCGCCGGCTATTCCGCTTACCCGCGCAAGATGAACTTCCGCCGCATGCGGGAGATCGCAGATAAGGTGGGAGCCGTCTTGATGGTAGACATGGCGCACTTCGCCGGCTTGGTCGCGGGCGACGTGTTCGAAGGCGACTTCAACCCGATGCCCTTCGCGGACGTGGTTACCTCCACCACGCACAAGACCTTGCGCGGACCTCGTGGCGGTATCGTTCTCTGCAAGAAGGAGTTTGCTGAGTTCGTGGACAAGGGCTGCCCGCTCGTCATCGGCGGTCCGCTTCCGCACGTCATGGCGGCCAAGGCCATCGCCTTCCAGGAGGCGCTCAAGCCAGAGTTCAAGGCCTACGCGGCCAAGGTCGTGGAGAACACCAGCGCTCTTGCCCAAGCCATGATCGACGAAGGCCTCACCATCGCGACCGGCGGTTCGGACAATCACTTGCTCCTGATCAACGTGACCAGCTTCGGCCTCAACGGCCGTCAAGCGGAAGCCGCAGTGCGCGAAGCGGGCGTTACCCTCAATCGGAACTCGCTTCCTTTCGACCCGAACGGCCCGCACTACACCAGCGGCCTGCGCGTCGGCGCTCCCGCTGTCACCTCGCTCGGCATGGGCGTAGAGCAGATGAAGGAAATCGCATCCATCTTCAAGCTGATCCTCTCCAACACCAAGCCAGCTACCATCGCCAGCGGCAAGAACGCCGGCCAGCCCAGCAAGGTGAAGTACGAGTTGTCCGACGAAGTGATCGCGGAAGCCCGCGGTCGCGTGAAGGCTTTGCTCGACGAGTTCGT
- a CDS encoding FIST signal transduction protein, translated as MPIKSSHSPQVSDLAASIEAVASQPEVRSLLVLACDENGYTAAALDPILKAQDLPLAGGIFPQIILGPTRMEKGHIVVGLRETLQVETIAGLSDLSEDFEARLEALDVDFSDTRTVMVFVDGLSSRINTLVEELFAVFGLEANYIGGGAGSLSLEQRPCLFTNGGLVKDCAVLAFSNLQTGIGVSHGWQELEGPFEVTESDRNTLISLDWQPAFEVYRETVEAHAGNVFASKDFFKIANSYPFGISRLAAEKIVRDPISLGPNKEIVCIGEVPQQAFVHILKGDPASLIAAAKEALRRGRSGYEGRTDRRMVFLVDCISRYLFLGDEFDRELEALSIDEETPRFGVLSLGEIANNRKDYLEFYNKTAVVAVMES; from the coding sequence ATGCCGATAAAAAGTAGCCACAGCCCGCAAGTCTCGGATCTCGCCGCCAGCATCGAAGCGGTCGCCTCGCAGCCGGAGGTGCGCTCCTTGCTGGTATTGGCTTGCGACGAAAACGGCTACACCGCCGCCGCCTTGGATCCCATCCTGAAGGCTCAGGACTTGCCTTTGGCAGGGGGCATTTTCCCGCAGATCATCTTGGGGCCGACGCGCATGGAAAAGGGCCACATCGTTGTGGGCTTGAGGGAAACCTTGCAGGTCGAGACGATTGCAGGCTTGAGCGATCTGAGTGAGGATTTTGAAGCGCGATTGGAAGCGTTGGACGTAGACTTCTCCGATACGCGCACTGTGATGGTTTTCGTGGATGGCTTGTCCTCTCGTATCAACACCCTCGTGGAGGAGCTGTTTGCCGTCTTTGGATTGGAGGCGAACTACATCGGCGGTGGAGCGGGATCGCTCAGCTTGGAACAGCGTCCCTGCTTGTTCACCAACGGCGGACTGGTCAAGGACTGCGCGGTCTTGGCTTTCTCCAACTTGCAAACGGGCATCGGCGTTTCGCACGGCTGGCAGGAGCTGGAGGGCCCCTTCGAGGTGACGGAGTCGGACCGCAACACCTTGATTTCGCTCGATTGGCAGCCCGCCTTCGAGGTTTACCGCGAAACGGTGGAAGCTCACGCGGGCAACGTTTTCGCTTCCAAGGACTTTTTCAAGATCGCCAACTCCTACCCCTTTGGCATTAGCCGCCTGGCGGCGGAGAAGATCGTGCGCGACCCGATTTCGCTTGGGCCCAACAAGGAGATCGTTTGCATCGGCGAAGTTCCGCAGCAGGCGTTCGTCCATATTTTGAAGGGCGATCCCGCTTCCTTGATCGCGGCAGCCAAGGAGGCCTTGCGGCGCGGTCGCAGCGGTTACGAGGGAAGGACGGATCGCCGCATGGTGTTCCTGGTGGACTGCATATCCCGCTATCTCTTCCTAGGCGATGAATTTGATCGCGAGCTTGAGGCCTTGTCGATCGACGAGGAGACGCCGCGCTTCGGAGTGCTCAGCTTGGGCGAGATCGCCAACAACCGGAAGGACTACCTCGAGTTCTACAACAAGACGGCGGTAGTCGCAGTGATGGAATCCTGA